A genomic segment from Triticum dicoccoides isolate Atlit2015 ecotype Zavitan chromosome 1A, WEW_v2.0, whole genome shotgun sequence encodes:
- the LOC119279818 gene encoding GDSL esterase/lipase 7-like has product MAPSLAHLVCLLLLLLLLLSALPLSAAASTPRSAPPSAPPTPLVPALFVISDSTSDVGTNNYLGTLARADREPYGRDFDTHRPTGRFSNGRIPVDYLAEKLGLPFVPPYLEQSMRMGVGGAGLSNIGGMIQGVNYASAAAGILSSSGSELWMHVSLTQQVQQVEDTYEQLALALGEAATVDLFRRSVFFVSIGSNDFIHYYLRNVSGVQMHYLPWEFNQLLVNAVRQEIKNLYNINVRKVVLMGLPPVGCAPHFLSDYGSQNGECIDYINNVVIEFNYGLRHMSSEFIRQYPDSMISYCDTFEGSVDILENRDRYGFLTTTDACCGLGKYGGLFICVLPQMACSDASSHVWWDEFHPTDAVNQILAENVWSGDHTRMCYPVNLQEMVKLKQ; this is encoded by the exons ATGGCGCCCTCCCTCGCTCACCTcgtgtgcctcctcctcctccttctcctcctcctctccgctctACCCCTCTCCGCAGCCGCCTCGACCCCCCGGtccgcgccgccgtcggcgccgcccACCCCGCTCGTCCCCGCGCTCTTCGTCATCAGCGACTCCACGTCCGACGTCGGCACCAACAACTACCTCGGCACGCTCGCCCGAGCCGACCGCGAGCCCTATGGCCGGGACTTTGACACCCACCGCCCCACCGGACGCTTCTCCAACGGCCGCATCCCCGTCGACTACCTCG CGGAGAAGCTGGGGCTCCCCTTCGTGCCTCCGTACCTCGAGCAGAGCATGCGCATGGGCGTCGGCGGTGCTGGCCTCAGCAACATCGGTGGAATGATCCAAGGCGTCAACTACGCTTCCGCGGCAGCCGGCATTCTCTCCAGCAGTGGCTCTGAGCTG TGGATGCATGTGTCGCTGACCCAGCAGGTGCAGCAGGTTGAGGACACATATGAGCAGTTGGCGCTGGCTCTTGGGGAGGCAGCTACAGTCGACCTGTTCAGGAGGTCGGTGTTCTTTGTGTCGATCGGGAGCAACGACTTCATCCACTACTACCTGCGCAATGTGTCAGGCGTGCAGATGCATTATCTCCCATGGGAGTTCAATCAGCTCCTTGTTAATGCAGTGAGGCAGGAAATCAAG AATCTGTACAATATCAATGTTCGAAAGGTCGTGCTGATGGGCCTTCCTCCTGTTGGCTGTGCCCCGCACTTCCTTTCGGACTACGGCAGCCAAAATGGGGAATGcatcgactacatcaacaacgtcGTGATCGAGTTCAACTATGGACTGAGACACATGTCAAGTGAGTTCATCCGCCAGTACCCAGACTCGATGATCAGCTACTGTGATACATTTGAGGGGTCAGTGGACATACTAGAGAACCGTGACCGCTATG GCTTTCTGACCACCACTGATGCTTGCTGTGGGCTTGGCAAGTATGGCGGGCTATTCATCTGCGTTCTTCCACAGATGGCGTGCAGCGACGCGTCAAGCCATGTGTGGTGGGATGAATTCCACCCGACCGATGCTGTGAACCAGATCCTGGCAGAAAATGTGTGGTCTGGTGATCACACCAGGATGTGCTATCCAGTGAACTTGCAGGAGATGGTGAAGCTGAAGCAGTAG